TGATAGCAGCATTACGTTGAACAGCCTGGATCAGGCCGGTGCCTACAAAATCGGCGGTTATCGCAATGATGCGATTTCACAGTTTCTGATCGACCGTGGCGTGACGGTACAAACCAGCCTGCAGGACAAGGAAAACCTCAACAAGCTGGAGAAGGGCGTGATCGACCTGTGGGCCACCGATGAAGTCGGCGGGCGCTACATGGCTAAGCAGTCGCCACTGGGTGCGCTCAAGGTGGTACATCGCTTTAACAGTGCTGACCTCTACTTGGCGCTGAATAAAGAGACACCCGATGATGTGGTGCAGAAGTTGCAAAAAGCGTTGGACGATATGCGCGCTCAAGGTGGATTGACCGCTATCAAAGACGGTTATCTTTAACCCGCTGCTGTCGATCCCCTCGGCAAACCTGGGCTGGGCTTAGCCGGACGTGCTGGGTATGCTTGCATGCTCAGCCCAACTATCGATGTGAGACATCATGTTTAAACACTTACTAGCCGCCCTTGCCGGCACAGTTATGGTGCTTGCGGGCAGTGCTCGGGCCGAAATTGACCCGAACTACCGCATGGTTCTACTGACCGAGAATTTCCCGCCTTACAACATGGCGATCAACGGCAAGAACTTCGCTCAGGAAGACAATATTGACGGCATTGCCGTGGACATCATCCGTGAGATGTTCAAACGTGCCGGCATCCAATACAACATGACTCTGCGTTTCCCTTGGGATCGCATCTACAAGCTGGCGCTGGAAAAGCCTGGCTATGGCGTGTTTGTTGCGGCGCGTTTGCCGGAGCGTGAGGCGCTGTTCAAGTGGGTTGGCCCGATTGGTCCGGATGACTGGGTGCTGCTCGGCAAGGCCGATAGCAGTATTACGCTGAACAGCCTGGACGACGCCAAACAGTACAAGGTTGGCGCTTACAAGGGCGACGCGATTGCCGAGCACTTGGTGGAAAAAGGTCTGGAGCCGATTACCGCTCTGCGCGACACGGAAAACGCCAAGAAACTGATGGCCGGTCAGATTGATCTGTGGGCTACCGGCGACCCCGCCGGTCGCTACCTGGCCAAGCAGGAAGGCATCTCCGGGCTGAAAACCATTCTGCGTTTCGATAGTGCAGAGTTGTATCTGGCGCTGAATAAAGAAGTGCCGGATGAAGTTGTGCAGAAGCTGCAAGCCGAGCTGGACAAGATGCGCAGCGAAGGTTTTGTCGACGATATTCTGAACAACTACCTGTAATACGCAAAACCAGTGGGCCGGTCACAAACCGGCCCGCGGCCATGGATGGTTGACGCCACGTACCATACGTCGCCGGGCACCCGCCCGAGCAAGGATGCCGCTAGCCATAATCACAATTCATGCGAGCGGAATGACCTATGTTGAAAACCCTGAAAGCCAGCCTGTTGTTCGGGCTTGTTCTGAGTGCCTGTGCTGCCCGTGCAGAGCTTCCAGCCGATTACAAAGTGGTGTTGCTGACCGAGAACTTCCCGCCGTTCAACATGGCGGTGGATGACAAGAACTTTGCCCGTGATGACGGTATCGACGGCATCAGTGCCGAGATTGTCCGTGCGATGTTCAAGCGTGCCGGCATCAACTACACGCTGACCCTGCGCTTCCCTTGGGACCGCTTGTACCGCCTGACCCTGGACAAACCCAACTACGGCCTGTTCTCCACCACGTTCACTGCTGAACGTCAGCCTCTGTTCAAGTGGGTGGGGCCATTGGCTAAAACCGGTTGGGTACTGCTGGCGGCTCCAGGTAATAACGTCAGTGTCGCTAGCCTCAAAGATGCAGCGCAGTATCAAATTGGTGCCTACAAAAATGACGCGGTTAGCCAGCATCTGGAAAGCCAGGGGCTGAGTCCGGTCAATGCGCTGCGTGATCAGGAGAACATCAAGAAGCTGCTCAGCGGCAAGATCGACCTGTGGGCTACCACTGATCCCGTGGGACGCTACCTGGCCAAGCAGGAAGGTGTCAGCGGCCTGAATACCGCGCTGCGCTTTAACGAGGCTGAGCTGTACCTGGCGCTTAACAAGGACACCCCGGATGAGGTGGTGCAGCGTCTGCAGAAAGCATTGGATGAACTGCGCGCCGAAGGCTTTATTGATGAGATGACCAATAACTACCTGTAGTCTCAGGCGTTATTAAAAAGCCCGACCTTGATTACTCAAGGTCGGGCTTTTTTAGTGCTGTGCCTCTACAGCTGAAGCCTAGTCGCCGCGGGTGACGCTCAGGCCCTTGAGCAGGTTGAGGGCTTGGCTGAGCTGGTAGTCGTCATCCTGTGGGCGTGCCGGTGCGCTGGTCTTGCCTTTGCTTGGCTTATCGGCGCCGCCGTTGCCATTGCCCAGGTGACCTTGCAGGTCGGCTTCCTTGATGGTTTCGTCGCCCTGTTCGCGGGTCAGCTTGGCGCGCGCCACTTCGATGTCCGGCACGATGCCTTGAGCCTGAATCGAGCGGCCGTTAGGCGTGAAGTACAACGCCGTGGTGAGCTTAAGGGCGCGATCATTGTTCAGTGGCAGCACGGTCTGTACCGAGCCCTTGCCGAAGCTATCAGTACCCATCAGCACGCCACGCTTGTGATCCTGCAGGGCGCCAGCGACGATTTCGGAGGCCGAGGCGCTGCCGCCGTTGATCAGCACGACCAGGGGCACGCCTTCGCTGGCGTCGGCCGGGTCGGCATTGAAGCGCAGTTCGGAGTTGGCGATGCGTCCTTCGGTGTAGACGATCAGGCCTTTCTTGAGGAAGTGATCGGTGACTTCCACGGCTGCCTGCAGCACGCCGCCAGGGTTGTTACGCAAGTCGAGCACCAGACCGCGCAGCTTCTTGCCGTTTTCCTTGCGCAGTTTGGCCAGGGCCTTGCCGACTTCTTCGCCGCTGTTGACCTGGAACTGGGTGATGCGTATGTAGCCGTAGCCATCGTCAAGCAGCTGGCTCTTCACGCTCCTGACCTTGATCACGGCGCGTGTCAGTTCAACATCGAAGGGCTTGCCGCCTTCACGCACCAAGGTCAGTTCGATGTCACTGCCAGCTTTGCCGCGCATCTTCTCCACGGCTTCCATCAGCGATAGGCCCTTGGTTGGCTGGCCGTCGATCTTCACGATCAGGTCGCCTGGCTGGATGCCGGCCGCAGAGGCAGGGGTGTCATCAATCGGCGAGACCACCTTGAGGAAGCCATCCTCGGTGCCGAGCTCAATGCCCAGTCCGCCGAATTCGCCGCTGGTGCTCTCCTGCAAGTCGCGGAAGGCTTCCGGCTCCAGGTAGGCCGAGTGCGGGTCAAGGTTGCTGAGCATGCCCTTGATCGCGTTTTCCAGCAGGGTCTTGTCGCTGACCGGCTCGACATAGGCGGACTTGATGCGATCCATCACCTCGGCAAAGGTGCGCAGGTCGTCCAGCGGCAGTGGCGCGCTGTCGTTGGCGGTGGCCGGTGCTTCGGCTGGCGCGGCAAAGGCGGCAGTGCTACCTAGCAGGGTAACGGCCAGCGCGAGGGCGGTGAGGCGGAACAGATGCGGCATGTCGAACTTACTCCTGTCCTGAATCGGTAATCGCAACACTTATCCTTGTGCGCGGCACCATTGAGCGGGGTCGATCGGGCGGCCCTGCTGGCGAATTGCGAAATACAGTGCTGAGGTTTCCTGGCCACCGCTGTTGCCAACGGTGGCGATGGCTTCGCCAGCTTTGACCACATCCCCGGCGTCTTTGAGCAGGCTCTGGTTATGCCCGTAGAGGCTCAGGTAGCCGTTGCCATGGTCGAGAATGACCAGAAGCCCGGCTCCACGCAACCAGTCGGCAAACACCACGCGCCCGCCATGCACGGCATGCACCTGGCTGCCAGCGGAAGCGCCGATCAGCACACCGTCCCATTTGGTGCGAGCATCGCCGCCGCGGGGGGTGCCGTAGCGGGCCACTAGGCGACCATTGACCGGCCAGGGCAGTTTGCCGCGCGCTTTGGCAAATGGGCCGCCGAAGCTGGCGCCAGAACTTACCAGTGGACCTGTCGGTACGGAATTAGTGCTGTTGCGCGATTGTTCACGTTCGGCGAGCAGGGCTTGTTGGCGCGCGGCTTCAGCTTCACGGGCCTGGCGGGCAAGGGTTTCTTCGATGGTTTTCAGCACGCGGGCCAGGTTGGCTTGTTCCTGCTGGCGGGCCTTGAGCTTCTGGTCGCGCGCCGAGAATTCCTTGTTCAGCTTGGTCAGGGCCAACTGACGCTCCTTTCGTACGCTGGCGAGCTGTTCGCGGCGACCATCCAGGGCACTTTTCTGCTCCAGTAACTGGTTCTGCTGGTTGGCGATGTCCATTTCGACATTGGCCAGCTGGCGCAGGGTTTCATTGAAGGTCGCAAGTTGTTCCATGCGCGCTTCGCTGAGGTAGTCGTAGTAGGTCAGGGTGCGTGAGAACTTTTCTGGGTTCTGCTGGTTGAGGAGCAGCTTGACGTACTCCTGGCGCCCGCTCTGGTAAGCGGCGCGGGCCTGGATGCCGATCAGGCGTTGCTGTTCAAGGCGCGCGCCCTCAAGTTTTTTTTTCTCGGTACCGAGGCGCTGGATTTCCTCTTCGCTTTTTTTCAGGTCCTGCTGCAGGCCTTTGACCTGCTTCTCCAGCTGGCCCATCTCGCTTTCGGTTTTCTTCAGGTCTTTCTGCACGCCGGATTTTTCCTGCTGCAGCTTTTCCAGCAGTTGCTTCAGCTCGGCGACATCGGCGCGCGCGGCATCCAGTTGCTTCTGCGCATCGCTCTTCTCGTCGGCGATCGCAGGCGTCAGCAGGAGGGTCAGGAAAATAAGGGCGAGGGCACGAAACATGGGGCGGGCAGCACCTGAATTAAGAACGCGCCTAGTATGCCTAAAAAATGGCCGGGAGCCATGGTTAACGTCACGTTGCGACGGCCCGCAGGCCAGGCATTGCACCTGGCTGCGGGCAGTTGCTTAGTTCAGCTCAACGATGCTGGTGCCGGTCATTTCCGTGGGTACTGGCAAACCCATCAGAGTCAGCAGGGTCGGGGCTACGTCGGCCAGTACACCGCCTGAACGGATTGTCGCCGGGCGTTTGCCAACGTAGATAAAGGGCACGGGCTCGCAGGTATGTGCGGTGTGCGCCTGGCCGGTGCTTTCATCCGCCATCTGCTCGACGTTGCCGTGATCGGCGGTGATCAGCGCTTCGCCGCCGACTTTATCCAGCGCGGCGACGATGCGGCCGACGCAGCCGTCCAGGCATTCCACGGCGGCCACGGCAGCGGAAAACACGCCGGTGTGGCCGACCATGTCGCCGTTGGCGTAGTTGACGACGATCACGTCATAACGCTGGTTTTCGATGGCATCGACGATCTTGTCGGTGACTTCCGGTGCGCTCATCTGCGGCTGCAGGTCATAGGTGGCGACGTTCGGTGACGGGATCAGGATGCGCTCTTCACCGGCGAAGGGTTCTTCACGGCCGCCGGAGAAGAAGAAGGTGACGTGGGCATATTTTTCGGTTTCGGCGATGCGCAGTTGGGTCTTGCCGTTATTCGCCAGGTATTCGCCGAGCACGTTGGTCAGGGCTTCCGGCTTGTAGGCGCTGGGCGTCGGGATGCTTGCGGCGTACTGGGTGAGCATGACGAAGCCGGCCAGTTGCGGCACGCGCGTGCGCTCGAACTCTTTGAAGCCCGGCTCGACAAAGGCGCGGGTCAGTTCGCGTGCGCGGTCGGCGCGGAAGTTCATAAAGACTACGGCGTCGCCGTCTTCCATCCGCACGGGCTCGCCAATGGTGGTGGCTTTGACGAATTCATCGCTTTCGCCACGCTCGTAGGCAGCATTCAGGCCTTCCACGGCAGTAGCTGCGTTGAACTGGCCGTTACCGTCGACCAGCAACCCGTAGGCCTGCTCGACGCGGTCCCAGCGGTTGTCGCGATCCATCGCGAAATAACGGCCGCTGAGGCTGGCGATGCGGCCCTTGCCGAGTTTGGCGAAGGTGGCGTCAAGCAGTTCAATGGACGACTGTGCGCTTTTCGGTGGGGTGTCACGGCCGTCGAGGAAGGCGTGCAGGTAGATTTTTTCGGCACCGCGCTGAGCGGCGAGTTCGGCCATGGCCACCAGATGGTCCTGGTGGCTGTGCACGCCACCATCGGAGAGCAGCCCGAGGATATGCACGGCTTTGCCAGCGCTGACGGCTTTATCGACGGCAGTGGTGATGGTTGGGTTGGTGAAGAACTCGCCATCGCGAATGGCTTTGGTTACTCGGGTGAAGTCTTGATACACCACGCGGCCGGCACCGAGGTTCATGTGGCCGACCTCGGAATTGCCCATTTGCCCGTCTGGCAGGCCGACATCCATGCCTGAACCCGAGATCAGGCCGTGGGGCTGGGTGGCGCGCAGGTGGTCGTAGACCGGCGTGTTGGCGGCCATGATGGCGTTGGATTCGGGGCTGTCACTGTGGCCGAAGCCATCGAGGATGATCAGTACCAGGGGTTTGGGCGTGGCGCTCATAAAGCTGGTTCGCTCTGGGTCGATGGGCGGGAAACAAGGCTGGGCATTTTACGGCCAAGTGTGGAAAACGTCACCGCTGGGCGGGGTTTGGCCGACCTGTGCGGCTGTGTATACTGGCCGACATTTTACCGCCCCGGAACCGCACAATGCTTGCCAACTTGATTGAATTTGCCACTACCCACTATGTCCTGAGCGGTTTGTTCGCAACTCTGCTCGCGCTGCTGATCTTTACCGAAGCGCGTAAGGGCGGACAGAGCCTGAGCAGCCGCGAGCTGACTGCGCTGGTTAACAGCGAGCAAGGCGTGGTGTTGGATATTCGCGGGCAGAAGGACTTCTCCGCAGGGCATATCGTCGGCGCGCTGAATATCCCCTTTGAGAAACTCGCCAGCCGCATGGTTGAGCTGGAGAAGCATAAGGCCAAGACCCTTATCGTGGTCGACGCCATGGGCCAGCACAGCGGCGCCGTCTGCCGTGACCTGAAAAAGGCTGGCTTCACTGCGGCCAAGCTGTCTGGCGGTGTCGCCAGCTGGCGCGGTGACAATCTACCGCTGGTGAAATGAGATGCAGCCTGTCGTCATCTATTCCAGCGACTGGTGCCCGTACTGCATCCGCGCCAAGCAACTGCTGACTCATAAAGGCGTGGCCTTTAACGAGATCAAGGTTGATGGTAAGCCGGATGTGCGGGCAGAAATGACCCGCAAGGCGCGGCAGACTTCGGTGCCGCAGATCTGGATCGGCGACACCCATGTGGGTGGTTGCGATGACCTTTATGCTTTGGAGCGCGCCGGCAAGCTCGACGCGCTGCTCAAGGCTTAATTTCCTGTTTACCCGTACCTAACGACAAGAAGGCTTTGCCATGACAGAACAAGCTAGCAACGGCGCCGCTCAGGGCGAACAAAACCCGCAATTCTCCCTGCAGCGTATCTATGTACGTGACCTGTCCTTCGAAGCGCCGAAGAGCCCAGAAATCTTCCGTCAGGAGTGGGCCCCTAGCGTCGCCATGGACCTCAACACCCGTCAGAAAGCGCTGGATGGCGACTTTCACGAAGTGGTGCTGACCCTCTCGGTGACCGTGAAGACGGGCGAAGAAACCGCCTTTATCGCTGAAGTGCAGCAGGCCGGTATCTTCCTGATCAAAGGTCTGGACGCGGCTTCCATGAGCCACACCCTGGGCGCGTTCTGCCCGAATATCCTCTTCCCCTATGCCCGCGAAACCCTGGACAGCCTGGTTGTGCGTGGCTCGTTCCCGGCGCTGATGCTGGCCCCGGTGAACTTCGACGCCCTCTACGCTCAGGAGCTGCAGCGTATGCAGCAGGCTGGCGAAGCGGCAACCGCGCACTAAGGTTTGCGGCTGGAACAAAAAACGCCCTACGGGGCGTTTTTTATTGGCTCTGTTCAGCAGTCAGTGGCGCTACTGGGCGTTGGCAAACCCCTGTTGGCGCCAGGCTTCATAGACCGCCACGGCGACGGTGTTGGACAGGTTCAGGCTGCGGCAGCCTTCGCGCATCGGCAGGCGTAGGCGCTGTTCGGGCGGTAGGCTGTCGCGAATTTCCTGCGGCAGGCCGCGGCTTTCTGGCCCGAACAGAAAGGCATCGCCCGGTTGATAGCTGACTTGGTGGAACGCCTGCGAGCCCTTGGTGGTAAAGGCAAACACGCGCGGTTGGCCGATGCTCGCCAGGCAGCTGTCGAGGTCGGTGTGGCGCTGCAGGGTGGCGTATTCGTGGTAATCCAGCCCGGCGCGGCGCAGGCGTTTGTCATCCAGTTCGAAGCCCAGCGGCTCGATCAGGTGCAGGTGGCAGCCGCTGTTGGCACAGAGCCTGATAATGTTGCCGGTATTGGGCGGTATTTCCGGTTGAAAAAGGATGACGTGAAACATGCGCGGCTCCGAGCTTGAAGACGAGCAGCATTCTACAGACCCGCGCCCCCGTCCGTGGGTGCGGGTGATCGCTTCATTGGCGGTGTTTGGTTTTCTGATTGGTTTGATGATTGGCCGGCTGCTGCAGCCTGACCCGCTGTGGCTTGACCGCGTGGAGGTGACTGAACAAGGCCTTGAATTGTGGTTCAACGTCGAGCCGGTGCCGCGCGCGGAACATGCCGGTGGCGTGTTTATCCTGCGCCTGCAGAGTTTTGGTCGTCAGCAACACGGTCAGTTGCAAGTACAAGGAAAATTGGCCAATTGGCGTTTGCAGCGTGAGAGAAGGGATTTGCTACTGAGAGTGGTGGCGGCCCGTCCGTTGCGCGGCGAGTGGCGCGCTGATGAGGTGGACGGGCGTTGGCGGCTGATGGTCAGCCTGGTGGAGCAATAAAAGAGGGGAATCCCCGGCCTGCCTGTACCAAGGTCCCCAAAACTGGGATTGCTTGAGTCTATGCAGGCTGTGTGCCAGTTTTATTACGTTGGCTGCAGGGCCTGTAAATGCTGGGCTTCGGACATTTTAATGGGGGCAGGTGAGCGTGATTGGGTGGCATTCGGTGAACCGTCGCTGTGCACGTGTTCGATGCCGGTGCATTGCTCTGGCGCACTTTCGTCTATAGGTCTTTGGGTGGGCCGGCGGGACTAAGCCAATGCGCTTTGTGTTATACAGTTTGCCTGTCGGGGTGGCCTTTTGATGTCATTCATCTGCCGCGGCGTTGATCGGTACGCAGAGAGCCATGGAACATTGATCAGGCTCAGGGTCGGGTCTGAACATCTAGTCTACAGTGCGTGACAGGCTTGATTGCCTGCACTGCAACGGGTGAGGGATTGTGCAGTTGGCGTGGTTTACGAAAAAAAAGATAAAAGCCGCCAATGGTTTGCTGGGTATCGAAACCAGCCCTGAAGGTATTGCGCTGGCCCGTGTGCTGCGTGAACCTGGCCAGCCAGCGCGTCTGTTGGAATGTCAGTTCCATGAGGCTGCGAGTGCCGAGCAGCCGGCGCTGCTCAAACGCCTGGTGCATGAGCTGGGCTTTGCCGGCATGTCGGTCAACCTGCTATTGCACCCTGCTACTTACCAGATGCTGTTGCTCGACAGCCCTGATGTGCCAGCTGCCGAGCTGCGCGACGCTATGCGCTGGCGGATCAAGGAGCTGATCGCCGAGCCACTCGACAGCGTTGTCGTTGATGCTTTCAACTTGCCTGAAGATGCCTACCGTGGACGGTCGCGCATGGCCTACTGCGCTGTCCTGAACAAGGCGCGGATGCATGCCTGGAGCGACATGTGTGACGAGGCCGGATTGTGCCTGGCCAGTATCGATGTCACCGAAATGGCGTTCCGCAACCTTGGCCTGTTGGCTGGCAGCGAGGGCATGAGCCTGGCACTGCTGCGTTTGCGCTCCAGCGAAGGGCTGATCGCCGTACAGCATGGCGCTGACCTGTATATGGCGCGGCGCATCGAGCAGGGTTTGGAGCATGCGGATCAAGACTTCTCTGCCATGACCCTGGAGATCCAACGCTCCCTCGATTACTACGAAAGTCAGCTCGGCAAGGGCTACATCAACCGGCTGCTGCTGTTACCGATGAAGCGCAATGGCGCTGCAGCCCTGCAGGCACTGTCCAGCGGCCTTGCGGTCAAGCTGCAGGCGCTGGATCTGCGTGAGCTGTTTCCGGGTCAGGCCAGCGCCGAGCTGTCCGAGCAGGAGCAGGCCTACTGCATGGGCGCCGTAGGTGCAGCCCTGCGGCAGGAGGCTGGCTGATGCAGAACCTCAATCTGTTTCAGATCGAGCGCACGCAACAGCGTGGGCCGCACCGGTCGCAGATGCTGCTGGGGCTGGGCATTTTGTTGCTGCTGTGTCTGGTGCATGCCGGCTGGCAGGCTTGGCAGCTGCATCAGGGCGCGCAACTTTTGTTGGATAAACAGACGCAAGCGCAACAGGAAGAAGCCCAGCTGGAAGCGCTGCGCGGCAATTTCGTCGAGCCGCAGCTGGATGAGCGGTTACCTGAAGAGCTGACGGCTCGCGAACGCGATAACCGAGAATTGCAGCGCCTGATCGCCTACCTGCAGCTGCTCGGCAGTCAGCGTAGTGCGGGCTTTGTTGCCCCGCTGACGGCCCTGACGGAGCAACATCCGCAGACTGGCCTGTGGCTGAGTGGCATCAGTCTGAGCGAGGGTGGTCGGCAGATACGCCTGCAGGGGAGCAGTCAGGATCAGGAGCTGCTGCCGCAGTACTTGCAGCGTCTAGGGCAGAGCACGGTTTTCAGTGGTCGTGAGTTCGCCCGCTTCGACGTGCAGCGTGACGACGATGATCAGCTACTGCACTTCGACCTCTCTTCCCAGCTGAAGGATCAGGAGGCTGGTAATGAATAACTGGCTGCAGCGCTGGCACGGCATGGCCACGCGTGAGCGCTGGCTGGCCTATGGCGTCGGCCTGGGACTGCTCGGCATGCTGTATGTACTGTTGATTAGTGACCCGCTGAGCCTGCGTTTGAAGCAGCAACAGAGCAACGTGCAGCAGGCCGAGGAGCGCCGAGTTGTGGCTGTAAGCGCGCAGCAGGAATTGCAACGGCGCATCGCGGCGGATCCCAACCTGCAATACCGCAGTGCCTTGCTGGCGGCAGCCGCCAGCCGTGAGGCGTTGATTCAGCAGATTGATCAGCACACCGCCGAGCTGGTCACCCCACAGAAAATGCAGACGGTGCTGCAGGAGTTGCTGCGCAAGCAACCGCAGCTGCGTGTACTGGGCATGAGCAGTTTCACTGAGCCGGTGCAGCTGGCGCCCACCGAACCCGCTGCTGCGCCAGCGCCGGTGGACACAGCGCCGCACGCGGCAGCGGTGACGCTCTATCGGCATGGGCTGGAGCTGCAGCTGGAAGGTGGTTATTTCGACCTGCTCAACTACCTGCAGGCGGTACAGGCCAGCGGCTGGCAGCTGAACTGGGAGACTCTGGATTATCAGGTTGGTGAGGCGGGGCCGAGCAAGGCCAGTATCCGCCTGAAACTCTATACCTTGAGTCGACATGCGGGGTGGGTCGGTGTCTAGATTTCTGTTTCTTTGCCTGCTGATTAGTGGTGCCGCGCTGGCTAACCCTGGCGTCGATCCAACACAGCCGCCGCGCG
This DNA window, taken from Pseudomonas sp. SG20056, encodes the following:
- a CDS encoding ABC transporter substrate-binding protein; translated protein: MSAIRLFTAVWLLCAVSLARAEPLVLLTENLPPFSMAANGGNFAKDADVQGISSDTVRALCSKAQLECQMILRFPWDRQYKQALENKGYGVFSTIRTPDRESLFKWVGPIAVSDWVLLAKADSSITLNSLDQAGAYKIGGYRNDAISQFLIDRGVTVQTSLQDKENLNKLEKGVIDLWATDEVGGRYMAKQSPLGALKVVHRFNSADLYLALNKETPDDVVQKLQKALDDMRAQGGLTAIKDGYL
- a CDS encoding ABC transporter substrate-binding protein, yielding MFKHLLAALAGTVMVLAGSARAEIDPNYRMVLLTENFPPYNMAINGKNFAQEDNIDGIAVDIIREMFKRAGIQYNMTLRFPWDRIYKLALEKPGYGVFVAARLPEREALFKWVGPIGPDDWVLLGKADSSITLNSLDDAKQYKVGAYKGDAIAEHLVEKGLEPITALRDTENAKKLMAGQIDLWATGDPAGRYLAKQEGISGLKTILRFDSAELYLALNKEVPDEVVQKLQAELDKMRSEGFVDDILNNYL
- a CDS encoding ABC transporter substrate-binding protein, whose protein sequence is MLKTLKASLLFGLVLSACAARAELPADYKVVLLTENFPPFNMAVDDKNFARDDGIDGISAEIVRAMFKRAGINYTLTLRFPWDRLYRLTLDKPNYGLFSTTFTAERQPLFKWVGPLAKTGWVLLAAPGNNVSVASLKDAAQYQIGAYKNDAVSQHLESQGLSPVNALRDQENIKKLLSGKIDLWATTDPVGRYLAKQEGVSGLNTALRFNEAELYLALNKDTPDEVVQRLQKALDELRAEGFIDEMTNNYL
- a CDS encoding S41 family peptidase; translation: MPHLFRLTALALAVTLLGSTAAFAAPAEAPATANDSAPLPLDDLRTFAEVMDRIKSAYVEPVSDKTLLENAIKGMLSNLDPHSAYLEPEAFRDLQESTSGEFGGLGIELGTEDGFLKVVSPIDDTPASAAGIQPGDLIVKIDGQPTKGLSLMEAVEKMRGKAGSDIELTLVREGGKPFDVELTRAVIKVRSVKSQLLDDGYGYIRITQFQVNSGEEVGKALAKLRKENGKKLRGLVLDLRNNPGGVLQAAVEVTDHFLKKGLIVYTEGRIANSELRFNADPADASEGVPLVVLINGGSASASEIVAGALQDHKRGVLMGTDSFGKGSVQTVLPLNNDRALKLTTALYFTPNGRSIQAQGIVPDIEVARAKLTREQGDETIKEADLQGHLGNGNGGADKPSKGKTSAPARPQDDDYQLSQALNLLKGLSVTRGD
- a CDS encoding murein hydrolase activator EnvC, with the translated sequence MFRALALIFLTLLLTPAIADEKSDAQKQLDAARADVAELKQLLEKLQQEKSGVQKDLKKTESEMGQLEKQVKGLQQDLKKSEEEIQRLGTEKKKLEGARLEQQRLIGIQARAAYQSGRQEYVKLLLNQQNPEKFSRTLTYYDYLSEARMEQLATFNETLRQLANVEMDIANQQNQLLEQKSALDGRREQLASVRKERQLALTKLNKEFSARDQKLKARQQEQANLARVLKTIEETLARQAREAEAARQQALLAEREQSRNSTNSVPTGPLVSSGASFGGPFAKARGKLPWPVNGRLVARYGTPRGGDARTKWDGVLIGASAGSQVHAVHGGRVVFADWLRGAGLLVILDHGNGYLSLYGHNQSLLKDAGDVVKAGEAIATVGNSGGQETSALYFAIRQQGRPIDPAQWCRAQG
- the gpmI gene encoding 2,3-bisphosphoglycerate-independent phosphoglycerate mutase, which gives rise to MSATPKPLVLIILDGFGHSDSPESNAIMAANTPVYDHLRATQPHGLISGSGMDVGLPDGQMGNSEVGHMNLGAGRVVYQDFTRVTKAIRDGEFFTNPTITTAVDKAVSAGKAVHILGLLSDGGVHSHQDHLVAMAELAAQRGAEKIYLHAFLDGRDTPPKSAQSSIELLDATFAKLGKGRIASLSGRYFAMDRDNRWDRVEQAYGLLVDGNGQFNAATAVEGLNAAYERGESDEFVKATTIGEPVRMEDGDAVVFMNFRADRARELTRAFVEPGFKEFERTRVPQLAGFVMLTQYAASIPTPSAYKPEALTNVLGEYLANNGKTQLRIAETEKYAHVTFFFSGGREEPFAGEERILIPSPNVATYDLQPQMSAPEVTDKIVDAIENQRYDVIVVNYANGDMVGHTGVFSAAVAAVECLDGCVGRIVAALDKVGGEALITADHGNVEQMADESTGQAHTAHTCEPVPFIYVGKRPATIRSGGVLADVAPTLLTLMGLPVPTEMTGTSIVELN
- a CDS encoding rhodanese-like domain-containing protein encodes the protein MLANLIEFATTHYVLSGLFATLLALLIFTEARKGGQSLSSRELTALVNSEQGVVLDIRGQKDFSAGHIVGALNIPFEKLASRMVELEKHKAKTLIVVDAMGQHSGAVCRDLKKAGFTAAKLSGGVASWRGDNLPLVK
- the grxC gene encoding glutaredoxin 3, whose product is MQPVVIYSSDWCPYCIRAKQLLTHKGVAFNEIKVDGKPDVRAEMTRKARQTSVPQIWIGDTHVGGCDDLYALERAGKLDALLKA
- the secB gene encoding protein-export chaperone SecB, whose translation is MTEQASNGAAQGEQNPQFSLQRIYVRDLSFEAPKSPEIFRQEWAPSVAMDLNTRQKALDGDFHEVVLTLSVTVKTGEETAFIAEVQQAGIFLIKGLDAASMSHTLGAFCPNILFPYARETLDSLVVRGSFPALMLAPVNFDALYAQELQRMQQAGEAATAH
- the trmL gene encoding tRNA (uridine(34)/cytosine(34)/5-carboxymethylaminomethyluridine(34)-2'-O)-methyltransferase TrmL, which translates into the protein MFHVILFQPEIPPNTGNIIRLCANSGCHLHLIEPLGFELDDKRLRRAGLDYHEYATLQRHTDLDSCLASIGQPRVFAFTTKGSQAFHQVSYQPGDAFLFGPESRGLPQEIRDSLPPEQRLRLPMREGCRSLNLSNTVAVAVYEAWRQQGFANAQ
- a CDS encoding MSHA biogenesis protein MshI gives rise to the protein MQLAWFTKKKIKAANGLLGIETSPEGIALARVLREPGQPARLLECQFHEAASAEQPALLKRLVHELGFAGMSVNLLLHPATYQMLLLDSPDVPAAELRDAMRWRIKELIAEPLDSVVVDAFNLPEDAYRGRSRMAYCAVLNKARMHAWSDMCDEAGLCLASIDVTEMAFRNLGLLAGSEGMSLALLRLRSSEGLIAVQHGADLYMARRIEQGLEHADQDFSAMTLEIQRSLDYYESQLGKGYINRLLLLPMKRNGAAALQALSSGLAVKLQALDLRELFPGQASAELSEQEQAYCMGAVGAALRQEAG
- a CDS encoding PilN domain-containing protein — protein: MQNLNLFQIERTQQRGPHRSQMLLGLGILLLLCLVHAGWQAWQLHQGAQLLLDKQTQAQQEEAQLEALRGNFVEPQLDERLPEELTARERDNRELQRLIAYLQLLGSQRSAGFVAPLTALTEQHPQTGLWLSGISLSEGGRQIRLQGSSQDQELLPQYLQRLGQSTVFSGREFARFDVQRDDDDQLLHFDLSSQLKDQEAGNE
- a CDS encoding type II secretion system protein GspM, coding for MNNWLQRWHGMATRERWLAYGVGLGLLGMLYVLLISDPLSLRLKQQQSNVQQAEERRVVAVSAQQELQRRIAADPNLQYRSALLAAAASREALIQQIDQHTAELVTPQKMQTVLQELLRKQPQLRVLGMSSFTEPVQLAPTEPAAAPAPVDTAPHAAAVTLYRHGLELQLEGGYFDLLNYLQAVQASGWQLNWETLDYQVGEAGPSKASIRLKLYTLSRHAGWVGV